A stretch of the Candidatus Methylomirabilota bacterium genome encodes the following:
- a CDS encoding MGMT family protein, which translates to MGARSRIAAGLAFRRAVYRLVRQIPRGCVATYGQLAALLRRPRAARAVGRALRGCPGDLPWHRVVNARGGISRRARAASMLTQRILLEQEGVAFRRGRVVLRAHRWQRRRMARTWGGCG; encoded by the coding sequence GTGGGAGCTCGGAGCCGGATCGCCGCCGGCCTAGCGTTCCGGCGCGCGGTGTACCGCCTCGTCCGGCAGATCCCGCGCGGGTGCGTGGCCACGTACGGTCAGCTCGCGGCGCTCCTCCGGCGGCCCCGCGCTGCGCGCGCGGTGGGCCGGGCGCTCCGGGGGTGTCCGGGCGACCTGCCGTGGCACCGCGTGGTGAACGCGCGGGGCGGGATCAGCCGGCGGGCGCGCGCCGCCAGCATGCTGACGCAGCGGATCCTCCTGGAGCAGGAGGGTGTCGCCTTTCGCCGGGGCCGCGTGGTCCTTCGCGCCCACCGCTGGCAGCGGCGGCGCATGGCTCGGACGTGGGGAGGATGCGGATGA
- a CDS encoding ABC transporter ATP-binding protein, with product RLWRAARPHRALIVGSSLLFPVIAVAELAQPYLLKIAIDEHILKSDWLGLGWIAGLYVGVLALLYACRWLEAYLMQLTGQLVIHDLRRLVFTHLLRLEAAFFDRNPVGRLMTRVLNDVEAVSEAFTSGLFAVVADVITLAGVVAVMLWIDWHLALVTFSIVPVLFVAAAYFRLRARDAYRRVRQHLAHLNAVLQESLQGMTVIQLFARERHEYAGFRHASAAYRRALFGSTVYEALLYASVEALGSIALALLIWYGGGGIVAGTVTFGALVAFIQYTNRFFLPIRDLGAKYTVMQAAMASAERIFGLLDRAPAIVSPAGASPRAAAGRRASSVELAGVWFAYAGEEWVLADCAFRVALGERVALVGATGEGKSTCARLLNRSYDVAQGRVLVDGVDVREWDLVSLRRHVGIVFQDALLFTGTIEENLRLSADGALPAAELHRAVEAARAAGFVATLPRGLGEVLTERGGNVSHGQRQLLAIARALVYNPAVLVLDEATSSVDPESEALIRQAMAGLMQERTSITIAHRLSTVQNADRILVLHRGRIHEEGSHADLLRLGGLYARLWELGAGSPPA from the coding sequence CCGCCTCTGGCGGGCGGCGCGGCCCCACCGCGCGCTCATCGTCGGCTCCTCGCTCCTCTTTCCGGTGATCGCCGTCGCGGAGCTCGCCCAGCCCTACCTCCTCAAGATCGCGATCGACGAGCACATCCTGAAATCGGACTGGCTCGGCCTGGGCTGGATCGCGGGCCTCTACGTGGGCGTGCTGGCGCTCCTCTACGCGTGCCGGTGGCTCGAGGCCTACCTGATGCAGCTCACCGGCCAGCTCGTGATCCACGACCTCCGCCGCCTGGTCTTCACGCACCTCCTGCGGCTCGAGGCCGCCTTCTTCGACCGGAACCCGGTCGGGCGGCTCATGACGCGCGTCCTCAATGACGTCGAGGCGGTGAGCGAGGCGTTCACGAGCGGGCTCTTCGCCGTGGTCGCCGACGTGATCACGCTGGCGGGCGTCGTCGCCGTGATGCTCTGGATCGACTGGCACCTGGCGCTCGTCACCTTCTCCATCGTCCCGGTGCTGTTCGTCGCGGCCGCGTACTTCCGGCTCCGCGCGCGCGACGCCTACCGCCGCGTGCGCCAGCACCTCGCCCACCTGAACGCGGTCCTCCAGGAGTCGCTCCAGGGGATGACGGTCATCCAGCTGTTCGCGCGCGAGCGCCACGAGTACGCGGGCTTCCGCCACGCCAGCGCCGCGTACCGGCGGGCCCTCTTCGGCTCGACCGTCTACGAGGCCCTGCTCTACGCCTCGGTCGAGGCGCTCGGCTCGATCGCGCTCGCGCTCCTGATCTGGTACGGCGGCGGCGGGATCGTCGCGGGCACGGTCACCTTCGGCGCGCTGGTCGCGTTCATCCAGTACACCAACCGGTTCTTCCTGCCGATCCGCGACCTCGGCGCGAAGTACACGGTCATGCAGGCGGCGATGGCGTCCGCGGAGCGGATCTTCGGTCTCCTCGATCGTGCGCCGGCGATCGTGTCGCCCGCCGGGGCGTCGCCGCGCGCCGCCGCCGGACGCCGCGCGTCGTCGGTCGAGCTCGCCGGCGTCTGGTTCGCGTACGCGGGCGAGGAGTGGGTCCTCGCCGACTGCGCCTTCCGCGTCGCGCTGGGCGAGCGCGTGGCGCTCGTCGGCGCGACGGGCGAGGGGAAGTCCACGTGCGCGCGGCTCCTGAACCGGTCGTACGACGTCGCGCAGGGCCGGGTGCTCGTGGACGGCGTGGACGTGCGCGAGTGGGACCTCGTGAGCCTCCGACGCCACGTGGGCATCGTCTTCCAGGACGCGCTCCTCTTCACCGGGACGATCGAGGAGAACCTGCGCTTGAGCGCCGACGGCGCGCTCCCGGCCGCGGAGCTCCACCGCGCCGTCGAGGCGGCGCGCGCCGCGGGCTTCGTCGCGACGCTCCCGCGCGGGCTCGGCGAGGTGCTGACCGAGCGCGGCGGCAACGTGTCGCACGGACAGCGCCAGCTGCTGGCCATCGCGCGGGCGCTCGTGTACAATCCGGCCGTTCTCGTGCTGGACGAAGCGACGTCGAGCGTCGATCCGGAGTCCGAGGCGCTCATTCGGCAGGCGATGGCGGGGCTCATGCAGGAGCGGACCAGCATCACGATCGCCCACCGCCTCTCGACGGTCCAGAACGCCGACCGGATCCTCGTCCTGCATCGCGGCCGGATCCACGAGGAGGGCAGCCACGCCGATCTCCTGAGGCTCGGCGGGCTCTACGCGCGCCTGTGGGAGCTCGGAGCCGGATCGCCGCCGGCCTAG
- a CDS encoding SDR family oxidoreductase, giving the protein MRLDGKVAVITGAGSGIGAATALAMAREGARVVVADINEMAAKAVVEQIEKAGGRALTVRADVTRGADNQLMVEKAVATWGALDIFVANAGVPQFPAPIESQDEAIFDRIFAVNVKGVWLGAKYALAVMKKQKRGVFLVTASTAAIRPRPGGQTYAASKGAVVTLTKSLALECAPYGVRVVAIAPVATETPMLATFMGKKEVDAEGMARYIATVPLGRLNKPDDLAHAAVFLASDEAAMITGACLEVDGGRCI; this is encoded by the coding sequence ATGAGACTCGACGGGAAGGTCGCCGTGATCACGGGAGCAGGCTCGGGCATCGGAGCCGCGACGGCGCTCGCGATGGCGCGCGAGGGGGCGCGCGTGGTCGTCGCCGACATCAACGAGATGGCCGCCAAGGCGGTCGTCGAGCAGATCGAGAAGGCCGGGGGCCGGGCGCTGACGGTGCGCGCCGACGTCACGCGGGGCGCCGACAACCAACTGATGGTCGAGAAGGCGGTCGCCACCTGGGGGGCGCTGGACATCTTCGTCGCGAACGCGGGCGTGCCCCAGTTCCCGGCGCCGATCGAGTCGCAGGACGAGGCCATCTTCGACAGGATCTTCGCCGTCAACGTCAAGGGCGTCTGGCTCGGAGCGAAGTACGCGCTCGCCGTCATGAAGAAGCAGAAGCGGGGCGTGTTCCTCGTCACCGCGTCCACCGCCGCCATCCGGCCCCGTCCGGGCGGGCAGACCTACGCCGCCTCGAAGGGCGCGGTCGTGACGCTGACGAAGAGCCTCGCGCTCGAGTGCGCGCCCTACGGGGTGCGCGTCGTCGCCATCGCGCCCGTGGCGACCGAGACGCCCATGCTCGCGACCTTCATGGGCAAGAAGGAAGTGGACGCGGAGGGGATGGCCCGCTACATCGCGACCGTGCCGCTCGGCCGGCTCAACAAGCCCGACGACCTGGCCCACGCCGCCGTGTTCCTCGCCTCCGACGAGGCGGCGATGATCACGGGCGCGTGCCTCGAGGTCGACGGCGGTCGCTGTATTTGA
- a CDS encoding LLM class F420-dependent oxidoreductase has protein sequence MKLALTLNYSGARMSLDMEKILELERLGYDSVWSAESYGSDAVTPVAWIAARTTRLHVGTGIMQMAGRTPAATAMTAMTLDALSGGRFRLGLGVSGPQVVEGWHGQAFGKPLVRTREYVEIVRAIFRREKSLEYRGEYYQIPYAGPDATGLGKPLKSILHGRADLPIYLAAIGPKNVALAAEIADGWIPTFFSARRMPMFREWLDEGFRRAGRSGAGFDVMPMVAVVVGDDVAACRQPVKAKLALYVGGMGARGRNFYNDLARRYGYEAAAKTIQDLYLAGRKAEAEAAVPDAFVDEVALCGPRERIRERLAEWTSSGVTTLMVAGDGLAARTMAELLL, from the coding sequence ATGAAGCTCGCGCTCACCCTCAACTACTCGGGCGCCCGGATGTCCCTCGACATGGAAAAGATCCTCGAGCTCGAGCGCCTCGGCTACGACTCCGTCTGGTCCGCGGAGTCCTACGGCTCGGACGCCGTGACGCCGGTCGCCTGGATCGCGGCCCGCACGACGCGCTTGCACGTGGGCACCGGGATCATGCAGATGGCCGGCCGCACGCCGGCGGCCACGGCGATGACGGCGATGACCCTCGACGCGCTCTCCGGCGGGCGCTTCCGTCTCGGCCTCGGCGTCTCGGGGCCGCAGGTCGTCGAGGGCTGGCACGGCCAGGCCTTCGGCAAGCCGCTCGTGCGCACGCGCGAGTACGTCGAGATCGTCCGCGCGATCTTCCGGCGCGAGAAGTCGCTCGAGTACCGTGGCGAGTACTACCAGATCCCCTACGCCGGCCCGGACGCGACGGGCCTCGGGAAGCCGCTCAAGTCCATCCTCCACGGGCGGGCGGACCTGCCGATCTACCTCGCCGCGATCGGGCCGAAGAACGTCGCCCTGGCCGCGGAGATCGCCGACGGCTGGATCCCGACGTTCTTCTCCGCGCGCCGGATGCCGATGTTCAGGGAGTGGCTCGACGAGGGCTTCCGGCGGGCGGGGCGGTCCGGCGCCGGCTTCGACGTCATGCCGATGGTGGCGGTCGTCGTGGGCGACGACGTGGCCGCGTGCCGCCAGCCGGTCAAGGCGAAGCTCGCGCTGTACGTCGGCGGCATGGGCGCGCGGGGCCGGAACTTCTACAACGACCTCGCCCGGCGCTACGGCTACGAGGCGGCCGCGAAGACGATCCAGGACCTCTACCTCGCGGGCCGGAAGGCCGAGGCGGAGGCCGCGGTGCCCGACGCGTTCGTCGACGAGGTCGCGCTCTGCGGGCCGCGCGAGCGGATCCGCGAGCGCCTGGCCGAGTGGACGTCCTCGGGGGTCACCACCCTGATGGTCGCCGGCGACGGTCTGGCGGCGCGGACGATGGCCGAACTCCTCCTCTAG